The Burkholderia ambifaria AMMD genome has a segment encoding these proteins:
- a CDS encoding TetR/AcrR family transcriptional regulator, translating into MKQETQTKGSAPDTRERILQTASALFYREGTRAVGVDLIVAQAGVAKTSLYRHFATKDDLIEAFLLREDADFWAHWDAVAARYRRTPREELDAQLQWIGERIERPGYRGCPQINIAAEYADGNHPARKVAVAHKQELRRRLTELASAIGIDEPQTYALRLATVIDGALSSGHALHAHGPVRFLQEFAQLLMPTKGTK; encoded by the coding sequence ATGAAACAGGAAACACAGACGAAGGGGAGCGCGCCCGATACGCGCGAGCGCATTCTGCAAACCGCCAGCGCGCTGTTCTATCGGGAAGGGACGCGTGCGGTGGGCGTGGATCTGATCGTCGCGCAGGCGGGCGTCGCGAAGACGAGCCTGTATCGGCATTTCGCGACGAAGGACGACCTGATCGAGGCGTTTCTGCTGCGCGAGGATGCGGATTTCTGGGCGCACTGGGACGCGGTGGCCGCGCGCTACCGGCGCACGCCGCGCGAGGAACTGGATGCGCAATTGCAGTGGATCGGCGAGCGCATCGAGCGGCCCGGTTATCGCGGCTGTCCGCAGATCAACATCGCCGCGGAGTATGCGGACGGCAATCATCCGGCCCGCAAGGTCGCCGTCGCGCACAAGCAGGAATTGCGGCGCCGGCTGACGGAACTGGCGAGCGCGATCGGGATCGACGAACCGCAGACTTACGCGCTGCGGCTCGCGACCGTCATCGACGGTGCGCTCAGCAGCGGGCACGCACTGCACGCGCACGGCCCCGTGCGCTTCCTGCAGGAATTCGCGCAACTGCTGATGCCGACGAAGGGCACGAAGTGA
- a CDS encoding MarR family winged helix-turn-helix transcriptional regulator: MARNEKLPFETTLMVRDCCLCLHMQRAARNLARIFDDVLRPLDLTNGQFSLLMSLNRPKPAAMKSVASLLAMDRTTLTAALKPLERRGLVTIVQDPDDKRSRLLELTPAGHRLLADAFPLWQQTHAEIEQPFAAGEVDVLRDQLRTLSEDPATRG; this comes from the coding sequence ATGGCACGCAATGAAAAGCTTCCTTTCGAAACGACGCTGATGGTGCGCGATTGCTGCCTGTGCCTGCACATGCAGCGCGCGGCGCGCAATCTCGCGCGCATCTTCGACGATGTGCTGCGTCCGCTGGATCTCACCAACGGCCAGTTTTCGCTATTGATGTCGCTGAACCGGCCGAAACCGGCCGCGATGAAATCGGTCGCGTCGCTGCTCGCGATGGATCGCACCACGCTGACCGCCGCGTTGAAACCGCTCGAGCGGCGCGGGCTGGTCACGATCGTGCAGGATCCGGACGACAAGCGCAGTCGTCTGCTCGAACTCACGCCGGCCGGCCATCGGCTGCTGGCCGACGCGTTCCCGCTGTGGCAGCAGACGCACGCCGAGATCGAACAGCCGTTCGCGGCGGGAGAAGTCGATGTGTTGCGCGATCAGTTGCGCACGCTGTCGGAGGATCCGGCTACGCGTGGGTGA
- a CDS encoding YciI family protein, which produces MSAQQQLYLAVFLGSKESPAMKAWMALPEEERRTREKEGIAAWHAWVDRHRDAIVELGGPLGKTKSIGKGGITDTANALSGFTVVRAASHDAAAALFEGHPHFTLFPGDTIEVMPVLAVPGM; this is translated from the coding sequence ATGAGTGCTCAACAGCAGTTGTATCTCGCGGTTTTCCTCGGCAGCAAGGAGAGCCCGGCCATGAAGGCGTGGATGGCGCTACCGGAGGAGGAGCGGCGCACGCGGGAGAAGGAAGGGATCGCCGCGTGGCATGCGTGGGTCGACCGGCATCGCGACGCGATCGTCGAGCTCGGCGGGCCGCTCGGCAAGACCAAGTCCATCGGCAAGGGCGGCATCACCGACACCGCCAATGCGCTGAGCGGCTTTACCGTCGTGCGCGCCGCATCGCACGATGCTGCTGCCGCGCTGTTCGAAGGCCATCCGCATTTCACGCTGTTCCCCGGCGACACGATCGAGGTGATGCCGGTGCTCGCGGTGCCCGGTATGTAA
- a CDS encoding glutathione S-transferase family protein produces MKLYGFAGTRTQRALWGLKELDADFEFVSVNLLAGEHKRPEFLHLNPAGKVPVLVDGDLVIPESAAIVLYLADKYPEKALLPVDLARRAEAYRWIMFAVTELEQPLWRIARHTFIYPPEKRSPADIELAREDFNAMAVILDKHLEGREFIVGDTLTVADCVTAYLIDWASECNLIEPFPQLRAYLDRLYARPKAPQRIAEARKAA; encoded by the coding sequence ATGAAGCTTTACGGATTTGCCGGCACCCGCACGCAACGCGCGCTGTGGGGGCTGAAGGAACTGGACGCGGATTTCGAATTCGTGTCGGTCAACCTGCTCGCGGGCGAGCACAAGCGGCCCGAATTCCTGCACCTCAATCCGGCCGGGAAGGTGCCCGTGCTGGTGGACGGCGACCTCGTGATTCCCGAGTCGGCCGCGATCGTGCTGTATCTCGCGGACAAGTATCCTGAGAAGGCGTTGCTGCCGGTCGATCTCGCGCGGCGTGCCGAGGCCTATCGGTGGATCATGTTCGCGGTGACGGAACTCGAGCAGCCGCTGTGGCGCATCGCGCGGCATACGTTCATCTATCCGCCCGAGAAGCGCTCGCCGGCCGACATCGAACTGGCGCGCGAGGATTTCAACGCGATGGCCGTGATCCTCGACAAGCATCTCGAAGGGCGTGAATTCATCGTCGGCGATACGCTGACGGTGGCCGATTGCGTGACGGCGTATCTGATCGACTGGGCGAGCGAATGCAACCTGATCGAACCGTTCCCGCAACTGCGCGCGTATCTGGACCGGTTGTATGCGCGGCCGAAGGCGCCGCAGCGGATTGCGGAGGCGCGGAAGGCGGCGTGA
- a CDS encoding HAD family hydrolase, translating into MHLTNVSAISFDLDDTLWPFGPSVERAEASLHAWLLAHAPETARVLPTSQALNQLRDEYERLRPDLVGDYRALRIGSIRLALERANEDVTLTDRAYDVFYAARNQVEFFDDALPALAWLSARFPLVAVTNGNADLRLTGGGEFFRETLSARAFGFAKPEPEIFHAAAATLGVPAGELLHVGDDYHLDVVGALNAGLQAAWVVRDEGAETAHAAHGAPPPHLTIRDLSMLCHALGAPVGLA; encoded by the coding sequence ATGCACCTGACCAACGTTTCCGCCATCTCGTTCGATCTCGACGACACGCTGTGGCCGTTCGGACCGTCCGTCGAACGGGCCGAAGCGTCGCTGCATGCGTGGCTGCTCGCGCACGCGCCCGAAACCGCGCGCGTGCTGCCCACGTCGCAGGCGCTGAACCAGTTGCGCGACGAATACGAACGCTTGCGGCCGGATCTGGTCGGCGACTATCGTGCGTTGCGCATCGGCTCGATCCGGCTTGCGCTGGAACGCGCGAACGAAGACGTCACGCTGACCGACCGCGCATACGACGTGTTTTATGCCGCGCGGAACCAGGTCGAGTTCTTCGACGATGCATTGCCGGCGCTCGCGTGGCTGAGCGCGCGCTTTCCGCTGGTCGCGGTGACGAACGGCAATGCGGACCTTCGGCTGACCGGCGGCGGCGAGTTCTTCCGCGAAACGCTCAGCGCGCGTGCGTTCGGCTTCGCGAAACCCGAGCCGGAGATCTTTCATGCGGCCGCCGCGACGCTTGGCGTGCCTGCGGGGGAACTGCTTCATGTCGGGGATGATTACCACCTCGATGTCGTCGGCGCGTTGAATGCGGGGCTTCAGGCGGCGTGGGTGGTGCGCGACGAAGGGGCGGAAACAGCGCACGCCGCGCATGGTGCCCCGCCCCCTCATCTGACCATTCGCGACTTGTCGATGCTGTGTCACGCACTCGGCGCCCCCGTCGGGCTGGCCTGA
- a CDS encoding ornithine cyclodeaminase family protein yields the protein MPTDAQLLLLDRDVVEPALQAEQVTAAVREAFVLHSRRAGRVFPVVREKLHTGGVFGIKSGDVASQDLLGFKAAGFWPGNRGRGGEPHQATIALFDPATGRPLCIMDGNAITTARTGAAGGLGLQALARRDSTRICVFGTGVQARVQLDYAIRLLPQRCSVQYVTVSGEVDPEFESAFRERCDIRVARDRNDAVADSDVVITATPGGGPLFDADAVQPGTHLTCVGADTAGKRELPERVLERARIFVDDHEQARSIGECQWAPDLPRTEIGDVLSGAVSVDRAASEITVFDMTGLALQDLTVARFLYRHAVERGAGRAIPWPW from the coding sequence ATGCCGACAGACGCTCAACTCCTTCTTCTCGACCGCGACGTGGTCGAACCGGCCCTTCAAGCCGAACAAGTGACGGCGGCGGTCCGCGAGGCCTTCGTGCTGCATAGCCGACGCGCCGGACGCGTGTTCCCGGTCGTCCGCGAGAAGCTGCATACCGGCGGGGTATTCGGAATCAAGTCGGGCGACGTCGCGAGCCAGGATCTGCTCGGTTTCAAGGCGGCCGGGTTCTGGCCCGGCAATCGGGGCCGCGGTGGCGAACCGCATCAGGCGACGATCGCGCTGTTCGATCCGGCCACCGGCCGCCCGCTCTGCATCATGGACGGCAACGCGATCACCACGGCCCGGACCGGTGCGGCAGGCGGCCTCGGGCTGCAGGCGCTCGCCCGCCGCGACAGCACGCGCATCTGCGTGTTCGGCACCGGCGTGCAGGCGCGCGTCCAGCTCGACTATGCGATCAGGCTGCTGCCGCAACGGTGCTCGGTGCAGTACGTGACAGTCAGCGGCGAAGTCGATCCGGAGTTCGAATCGGCATTTCGCGAACGCTGCGACATCCGCGTCGCACGAGACCGCAACGATGCGGTGGCCGACAGCGACGTGGTCATCACGGCGACACCGGGCGGCGGCCCGCTGTTCGATGCGGATGCGGTTCAGCCAGGCACGCATCTGACGTGCGTGGGCGCGGATACCGCCGGCAAGCGCGAACTTCCCGAACGCGTATTGGAGCGTGCGCGGATTTTCGTGGACGATCACGAGCAGGCGCGCAGCATCGGCGAGTGTCAGTGGGCGCCGGATTTGCCGCGCACTGAAATCGGCGACGTGCTCTCCGGGGCTGTGTCGGTCGATCGCGCGGCGAGCGAGATCACCGTGTTCGACATGACGGGGCTCGCGCTGCAGGACCTGACCGTTGCGCGTTTCCTGTATCGGCACGCGGTCGAGCGCGGCGCGGGACGCGCCATCCCGTGGCCGTGGTGA
- a CDS encoding DSD1 family PLP-dependent enzyme: MGIPPLNTPAALIDVDRMRNNIARMQAHLDALGVKFRPHVKTTKCQQVVDAQIAAGAQGITVSTLKEAEQFFAAGVRDIVYAVGMIPAKLGQALALRRQGCDLKIVADSLETANAIAEFGREHGERFDVWIEVDVDGHRSGIRPDDALLIDVGRALVDGGMALGGVLAHAGSSYEYDTRGALVAIAEQERSRTVRAAERLRAAGLPCPVVSIGSTPTALSAANLDGVTEVRAGVYVLFDLVMHNIGVCAQADIALSVLTTVIGHQEEKGWAIVDAGWMAMSRDRGTQRQARDFGYGQVCTEDGDVLGEYVMSSANQEHGIVSRIDTPDTRIAQRFPIGTRLRILPNHACATAAQHPEYHALSGDGAVQTWPRFYGW; the protein is encoded by the coding sequence ATGGGCATCCCACCCCTCAATACACCCGCCGCATTGATCGACGTCGATCGCATGCGCAACAACATCGCGCGCATGCAGGCGCATCTCGACGCGCTGGGCGTCAAGTTCCGGCCGCACGTGAAGACCACCAAGTGCCAGCAGGTCGTCGACGCGCAGATCGCGGCCGGCGCGCAGGGCATCACAGTGTCGACGCTGAAGGAAGCCGAACAGTTCTTCGCGGCCGGCGTGCGCGACATCGTCTACGCGGTCGGGATGATTCCGGCCAAGCTGGGCCAGGCGCTGGCGCTGCGCCGCCAGGGCTGCGACCTGAAGATCGTCGCCGACAGCCTGGAGACCGCGAACGCGATCGCCGAATTCGGGCGCGAGCACGGCGAGCGCTTCGACGTGTGGATCGAGGTCGACGTCGACGGCCACCGCTCGGGGATTCGGCCCGACGATGCCCTGCTGATCGACGTCGGCCGCGCGCTGGTAGATGGCGGCATGGCGCTCGGCGGCGTGCTCGCTCACGCCGGCTCCAGTTACGAATACGACACGCGCGGCGCACTGGTCGCGATCGCCGAACAGGAGCGCAGCCGCACCGTGCGCGCCGCCGAGCGCCTCCGGGCGGCCGGCCTGCCCTGCCCGGTGGTGAGCATCGGTTCGACGCCGACCGCGCTGTCCGCCGCGAACCTCGACGGGGTGACGGAAGTCCGCGCAGGCGTCTACGTGCTGTTCGACCTCGTGATGCACAACATCGGCGTGTGCGCGCAGGCCGACATCGCGCTGTCGGTGCTGACCACCGTCATCGGACACCAGGAAGAAAAAGGCTGGGCCATCGTCGACGCGGGCTGGATGGCGATGAGCCGCGATCGCGGCACCCAGCGGCAGGCGCGGGATTTCGGCTACGGGCAGGTGTGTACCGAAGACGGCGACGTGCTCGGCGAGTATGTGATGAGTTCGGCCAATCAGGAGCACGGCATCGTGTCGCGCATCGATACGCCCGACACGCGCATCGCGCAGCGGTTTCCGATCGGTACCCGTTTGCGGATCCTCCCGAACCACGCGTGCGCGACCGCTGCGCAACATCCGGAATACCACGCGCTGAGCGGCGACGGCGCGGTACAGACCTGGCCGCGCTTCTACGGGTGGTGA
- a CDS encoding LysR family transcriptional regulator, with protein MLDLEDLRLVRAIGASRSLASAARLLDLTPPAVTIRLQRMEARLDVRLAVRQPKGIALTDEGQRLYQEAVEILERVEALPVNISGDHGDVQGTLRVVAPFGFGRKYVARIVRDVQRAHPKLEISLHLSESPLGSASGADVVVHVGTLKSSSWIGYPLAPNERFLCASPGYARRIGELNHPSDLARYDCLCLRENDEDVPRWHFSQPGDNKGEARRSAVIRVSGALSSNDGTVITDWALAGLGIVERSEWDVAPLLANGKLVRLLPDWHLPPAPVTALLPSRTGRSARQRVFLDAAKQFLDPPPWRGKA; from the coding sequence ATGCTCGATCTCGAAGACCTTCGACTCGTCCGCGCGATCGGCGCGTCGCGCTCATTGGCATCCGCCGCTCGATTGCTCGACCTCACCCCGCCCGCAGTCACGATCCGCCTGCAGCGGATGGAGGCGCGGCTGGACGTACGCCTGGCCGTGCGACAGCCGAAAGGCATCGCATTGACCGACGAAGGCCAGCGGCTGTATCAGGAAGCCGTCGAGATTCTCGAGCGCGTCGAGGCGCTGCCGGTCAACATCTCGGGCGATCACGGCGACGTGCAGGGCACGCTGCGCGTCGTCGCGCCGTTCGGCTTCGGACGCAAGTACGTCGCGCGGATCGTGCGCGACGTGCAGCGCGCGCATCCGAAGCTCGAGATCTCGCTGCATCTGTCGGAGAGCCCGCTGGGCAGTGCGTCGGGCGCCGACGTGGTCGTGCATGTCGGCACCCTGAAGTCGTCGTCGTGGATCGGCTATCCGCTCGCACCCAACGAGCGCTTCCTGTGCGCGAGCCCCGGTTACGCGCGTCGCATCGGCGAACTGAACCATCCGTCCGACCTCGCGCGCTACGACTGCCTGTGCCTGCGCGAGAACGACGAGGACGTCCCGCGCTGGCACTTCTCGCAACCCGGCGACAACAAGGGTGAAGCCAGGCGATCCGCGGTAATCCGCGTCTCGGGCGCGCTTTCATCGAACGACGGCACCGTCATCACCGACTGGGCACTGGCCGGGCTCGGCATCGTCGAGCGCTCGGAATGGGACGTCGCGCCGCTGCTGGCGAACGGCAAGCTGGTGCGGCTACTCCCCGACTGGCATCTGCCGCCCGCACCAGTAACCGCGCTGCTGCCGTCGCGCACCGGCCGCTCCGCGCGGCAACGGGTTTTTCTCGACGCCGCGAAGCAATTTCTCGATCCGCCGCCATGGCGCGGCAAGGCCTGA
- a CDS encoding NAD(P)/FAD-dependent oxidoreductase, with protein sequence MQNHHEVIVIGGSFAGLSAAMQLARARRRVLVIDAGRPRNRFAEHAHGFFGQDGKPPARIVADAAAQLAAYPTVQRIAGEARTAERDARGRFHVTLADGSRASADRLILATGIRDALPALPGLAERWGVSVLHCPYCHGYEVSDRQLGVLATHPLSVHQAILIPDWGPTTWFTQGLVEPNEEEAALLDARGVRIERSPVVEILGDAPRIEALRLADGQVVPIDALFIGARTEMASDLAQQLGCAFDEGPLGVAVRVETWKQTSVPGVFAAGDASSLMTNATFASASGVAAGVGAHRSLIFGLDA encoded by the coding sequence ATGCAGAACCATCACGAAGTGATCGTGATCGGCGGCAGCTTTGCCGGGCTGTCGGCCGCGATGCAACTGGCGCGCGCGCGACGCCGCGTGCTCGTGATCGATGCCGGGCGGCCGCGTAATCGTTTCGCGGAGCATGCGCACGGCTTTTTCGGGCAGGACGGCAAGCCGCCCGCGCGGATCGTCGCCGACGCCGCCGCGCAACTCGCGGCCTATCCGACCGTGCAGCGGATCGCCGGCGAAGCGCGCACCGCCGAACGCGATGCGCGCGGCCGCTTTCACGTGACGCTGGCAGACGGCAGCCGCGCCAGCGCCGACCGGCTGATCCTCGCGACCGGCATCCGCGACGCGTTGCCCGCGCTGCCGGGTCTTGCGGAGCGCTGGGGTGTCAGCGTGCTGCATTGTCCGTATTGCCATGGGTACGAGGTGTCGGATCGGCAACTCGGCGTGCTGGCCACGCATCCGCTGTCCGTGCATCAGGCGATCCTGATTCCGGACTGGGGGCCAACGACGTGGTTCACGCAAGGCCTGGTCGAACCGAATGAAGAGGAAGCCGCGTTGCTGGACGCACGTGGCGTGCGTATCGAGCGGTCGCCGGTCGTCGAGATCCTCGGCGACGCACCGCGTATCGAAGCGTTACGGCTCGCCGACGGGCAGGTCGTGCCGATCGATGCGCTGTTCATCGGCGCGCGTACGGAGATGGCGAGCGATCTCGCGCAACAGCTCGGCTGTGCGTTCGACGAAGGGCCGCTCGGCGTGGCAGTCCGCGTCGAGACGTGGAAGCAGACGAGCGTTCCCGGCGTGTTCGCGGCCGGCGATGCGTCGAGCCTGATGACGAATGCGACGTTCGCGTCGGCATCGGGCGTCGCAGCCGGCGTGGGCGCGCATCGTTCGTTGATTTTCGGGCTGGACGCGTGA
- a CDS encoding Rrf2 family transcriptional regulator, producing the protein MRTDSRLSRMLHALIHMDQADGPLTSEAIAAMLGTNPVVVRRLLGGLRDSGYVQSEKGHGGGWALAVALDDITLLDVYRAVGEPPVFSDLVSEDAPECLVEQAVNAHLSATLKEAEAVLLARFGEVTLGMLSRDFEAKAPRRRKPR; encoded by the coding sequence ATGAGAACCGATAGTCGTTTGTCGCGCATGCTGCATGCGCTGATCCACATGGACCAGGCCGACGGCCCGCTGACGTCGGAGGCGATCGCGGCGATGCTGGGCACGAATCCGGTCGTCGTGCGGCGCTTGCTCGGCGGCTTGCGCGATAGCGGCTACGTGCAGTCGGAAAAAGGCCACGGTGGCGGCTGGGCGCTCGCCGTCGCGCTCGACGACATCACGCTGCTCGATGTCTATCGCGCGGTGGGCGAGCCGCCGGTGTTTTCGGATCTGGTGTCCGAGGATGCCCCCGAATGCCTGGTCGAACAGGCGGTCAACGCGCATCTGTCGGCCACGCTGAAAGAGGCCGAGGCGGTGCTGCTCGCGCGCTTTGGCGAGGTCACGCTGGGCATGCTGTCACGCGATTTCGAAGCGAAGGCGCCGCGCCGCCGCAAGCCGCGCTGA
- a CDS encoding DUF2760 domain-containing protein, which translates to MPETNLSFFGRLSLAVGTFFSVLGNREFAAGVLRLRDGAPAPVAPAPVAPTPAAAPAPAPVKAPAPELREASPQAALQLLGLLQRDARFIDFVEEDIAGYADADIGAAARLVHDGCRAALREHFTIVPVRDEAEGSRVTLPAGFDATAVRVTGKVVGAAPFTGTVSHRGWRVADVRLPKLTGSHDASVVAPAEVEL; encoded by the coding sequence ATGCCCGAAACCAACCTGTCCTTCTTCGGCCGGCTGTCGCTGGCCGTCGGCACGTTCTTCTCCGTGCTCGGCAACCGCGAGTTCGCGGCCGGCGTGCTGCGCCTGCGCGACGGCGCGCCGGCACCGGTCGCCCCGGCGCCGGTCGCGCCGACCCCCGCCGCGGCTCCGGCACCCGCGCCCGTGAAGGCGCCGGCGCCCGAGCTGCGCGAAGCGAGCCCGCAAGCCGCACTGCAACTGCTCGGCCTGCTGCAGCGCGATGCGCGCTTCATCGACTTCGTCGAGGAAGACATCGCCGGCTACGCGGACGCCGACATCGGCGCCGCCGCACGCCTCGTGCACGACGGCTGCCGTGCCGCGCTGCGCGAACACTTCACGATCGTGCCGGTGCGCGATGAAGCCGAGGGCAGCCGCGTGACGCTGCCGGCCGGCTTCGACGCGACGGCCGTGCGCGTGACGGGGAAAGTGGTCGGCGCGGCACCCTTCACGGGCACGGTCAGCCATCGCGGCTGGCGCGTGGCCGACGTGCGCCTGCCGAAGCTGACGGGCAGCCACGACGCATCGGTGGTCGCACCGGCGGAGGTGGAACTGTGA
- a CDS encoding Hsp70 family protein: MSDPRYSIGIDLGTTHCALSYVDSAASDGEKITQQVLPIAQLTAPGALESRDLLPSFLYLPHESELTQGDLTLPWTDSRGFAVGEMARTRGAGTPIRLVSSAKSWLCHPGVDRRAAILPSDAPPEVARVSPLESSIRYLTHLREAWDHAHPDAPFADQDVTVTIPASFDPAARELTAEAARAAGYTRMTLLEEPQAALYSWIQKSEGGWRKQVQVGDLILCVDVGGGTTDLSLIAVVERDGNLELHRVAVGEHILLGGDNMDLALAHVVARKLAQQGTQADPWQLRALTYACRAAKETLLSDPTTDAVPLVVPSRGSKLIGGSIRTELTRAELTQTILEGFFPQVDAAARPVSRARVGLTQLGLPYAQDAGITRHLAAFLGRQVAALDALEGVQRTLPQGATFLHPTAVLFNGGVFKSALLTQRVLDTLNGWLAAEGAPAARLLEGADLDLAVARGAAYYGFVKRGRGVRIRGGTARAYYVAIESAMPAVPGLEPPVQALCVAPFGMEEGSDAALPPQEFGLVVGEPVQFRFFGSSVRRQDEVGTLLDYWSAEELQELEEIQATLPAEGRTVGEIVPVKLHARVTEAGTLELEAIPSGTDERWKVEFDVRGAA, from the coding sequence GTGAGCGATCCACGCTATTCGATCGGTATCGACCTCGGTACGACCCATTGCGCGCTGTCGTACGTCGACAGCGCCGCGAGCGACGGCGAAAAAATCACGCAGCAGGTGCTGCCGATCGCGCAGCTGACCGCGCCCGGTGCGCTGGAGTCGCGCGACCTGCTGCCGTCGTTCCTCTATCTTCCGCATGAAAGCGAGCTGACGCAGGGCGACCTGACGCTGCCGTGGACGGACTCGCGCGGCTTCGCGGTGGGCGAGATGGCGCGCACCCGCGGCGCGGGCACGCCGATCCGCCTCGTGTCGAGCGCGAAGAGCTGGCTGTGTCACCCGGGCGTCGACCGCCGCGCGGCGATCCTGCCGAGCGATGCGCCGCCCGAAGTGGCGCGCGTGTCGCCGCTGGAAAGCTCGATCCGCTACCTGACGCACCTGCGCGAAGCGTGGGACCACGCGCATCCCGATGCCCCGTTCGCCGACCAGGACGTCACCGTCACGATCCCCGCGTCGTTCGACCCGGCCGCGCGCGAACTGACGGCGGAAGCCGCGCGTGCCGCCGGCTACACGCGGATGACGCTGCTCGAGGAGCCGCAAGCGGCGCTCTACAGCTGGATCCAGAAGAGCGAAGGCGGCTGGCGCAAGCAGGTGCAGGTCGGCGACCTGATCCTGTGCGTGGACGTCGGCGGCGGCACGACCGACCTGTCGCTGATCGCGGTGGTCGAGCGCGACGGCAACCTGGAGCTGCATCGCGTGGCAGTCGGCGAGCACATCCTGCTCGGCGGCGACAACATGGATCTCGCGCTCGCGCACGTGGTCGCGCGCAAGCTCGCGCAGCAGGGCACGCAGGCCGATCCGTGGCAACTGCGCGCGCTGACCTACGCGTGCCGCGCCGCGAAGGAAACGCTGCTGTCCGACCCGACGACCGACGCGGTGCCGCTCGTCGTGCCGAGCCGCGGCTCGAAGCTGATCGGCGGGTCGATCCGCACGGAACTGACGCGCGCGGAACTCACGCAGACGATCCTCGAAGGCTTCTTCCCGCAAGTCGATGCGGCAGCGCGGCCGGTGAGCCGCGCGCGCGTCGGCCTGACGCAGCTCGGCCTGCCGTATGCGCAGGACGCGGGCATCACGCGCCATCTCGCGGCGTTCCTCGGCCGCCAGGTCGCGGCGCTCGACGCGCTCGAAGGCGTGCAGCGCACGCTGCCGCAGGGCGCGACGTTCCTGCATCCGACCGCCGTGCTGTTCAACGGCGGCGTGTTCAAGTCGGCGCTGCTCACGCAGCGCGTGCTCGATACGCTCAACGGCTGGCTGGCCGCCGAAGGTGCGCCGGCCGCGCGCCTGCTCGAAGGCGCGGACCTCGATCTCGCGGTCGCGCGCGGCGCCGCGTACTACGGCTTCGTGAAGCGCGGCCGTGGCGTGCGCATTCGCGGCGGCACGGCGCGTGCGTACTACGTCGCGATCGAATCGGCGATGCCCGCGGTGCCGGGGCTCGAACCGCCGGTGCAGGCGCTGTGCGTCGCACCGTTCGGGATGGAGGAAGGCTCGGATGCGGCGCTGCCGCCGCAGGAGTTCGGGCTCGTCGTCGGCGAACCGGTGCAGTTCCGCTTCTTCGGGTCGTCGGTGCGCCGTCAGGACGAGGTCGGCACGCTGCTCGACTACTGGTCGGCGGAAGAGCTGCAGGAGCTCGAGGAAATCCAGGCCACGCTGCCCGCCGAAGGGCGCACGGTCGGCGAGATCGTGCCGGTGAAGCTGCATGCGCGCGTGACCGAAGCCGGCACGCTCGAGCTCGAGGCGATCCCGAGCGGGACGGACGAGCGCTGGAAGGTCGAGTTCGACGTGCGCGGCGCCGCCTGA